The proteins below come from a single Candidatus Eisenbacteria bacterium genomic window:
- a CDS encoding glycosyltransferase family 9 protein: protein MKILKRLEKANKALFSLILSLSLRPRGEKEIPGRDEIRRILLVRHDDRLGNLVMLTPLLSALRSHLPHARVTMLVGKRYSDLFKHDRRIDELLIFTRGLGPRNLLGILRLAIRLRKEEFDIALDLSHGHSFSLTNALLIRFSKSMVRIGYKRGLSNRFIDNELRMSVHVTHEINIFLGLLRTVIEVPVDLEPKIALRDEDLRGGRELLRRIGFRGREAVVGIHPGGRGDKLWPIQNFLRVAELLKESGAEVVFFLGNPERRLISMAHAEGRFKILKGSSTSAEAESQSGSPDSSSFGAFQPSGVIELAALIKNCSVFLSGDCGPMHLAAGLKVPTVTIFLVENYGRYGYAGEMNRILHGPGAVNPETAADCVEELLKLSEEKRSS, encoded by the coding sequence TTGAAAATCCTGAAGAGGCTCGAGAAAGCCAACAAGGCACTTTTTTCTCTCATCCTCTCTTTGTCTCTCCGTCCCAGAGGAGAAAAGGAAATTCCGGGCAGGGATGAGATCAGAAGGATCCTGCTCGTGAGACATGACGATAGACTCGGGAATCTAGTTATGCTAACGCCTCTTCTTTCGGCGCTAAGAAGCCATCTTCCTCACGCCAGGGTGACCATGCTCGTCGGAAAAAGATATTCAGACCTGTTCAAGCATGACCGGCGAATTGACGAGCTCCTCATCTTCACCCGTGGACTGGGGCCGAGGAACCTCCTGGGTATTCTCCGCCTGGCCATCAGGCTCAGGAAAGAAGAATTCGATATTGCCCTCGATCTCTCCCACGGCCATTCGTTTTCGCTCACGAATGCGCTTCTCATCCGGTTTTCAAAGTCCATGGTGAGGATTGGCTACAAGAGGGGGCTAAGTAACAGATTCATTGATAATGAGCTACGGATGTCTGTTCACGTGACACATGAAATCAATATCTTCCTCGGCCTTCTGAGGACAGTGATAGAAGTGCCGGTGGATCTGGAGCCCAAAATCGCTCTTCGTGACGAGGACCTTCGCGGCGGGAGGGAACTTCTTCGCAGAATCGGCTTCCGCGGCCGGGAGGCAGTAGTTGGAATTCATCCGGGCGGAAGAGGAGACAAGCTCTGGCCCATCCAGAATTTCCTGAGAGTTGCCGAGCTCCTGAAGGAAAGTGGAGCGGAGGTCGTCTTCTTCCTGGGTAATCCTGAGAGAAGGCTGATTTCGATGGCGCACGCGGAAGGAAGATTCAAGATTCTCAAGGGCTCATCCACCTCCGCTGAGGCAGAATCGCAGTCCGGCTCGCCTGATTCCTCCTCCTTCGGGGCGTTTCAGCCTTCAGGCGTGATTGAGCTGGCCGCCCTCATTAAGAACTGTTCTGTCTTTCTGTCAGGGGACTGCGGGCCGATGCATCTTGCAGCCGGGCTGAAGGTTCCAACTGTTACAATCTTTCTCGTTGAGAACTATGGGCGATATGGCTACGCCGGTGAGATGAACAGGATACTGCACGGCCCCGGTGCGGTGAATCCTGAAACAGCCGCAGATTGCGTGGAAGAACTCCTGAAACTCAGTGAGGAGAAACGCTCTTCGTGA
- a CDS encoding glycosyltransferase family 4 protein has translation MTAKLKILFLNSVRREMWGGGEKWMVTVAAGLKKRGHTVFLGGREGSRFLEEARKAGVETVRFNFRGDLDPVTSFRIFRFIWENNLTTVCTNYDKELRLAMIPAKLSRGTAVVARKGLPLIRDRLTYRICYQHFVDAIIVPSKSLKRELSQIPWLDKNIINVVPNGVDASKYLPGLDRSLLAEFRLLPDSPSVGVVARLSGQKGHLAFLQAAKKVREKLPDAVFFVVGDGKERGALEERARVLSLEKNVIFAGHRRDMTKVYAALDVVVLPSLYEGMPNAVLEAMSCGRAVVATRTGGTEEVVQDGISGFMVNREDHTAIAERVIQLLSEPELREKMGNAGRRLVLEKFTVEDMIKSVETIFLSRSLPVPNAL, from the coding sequence GTGACCGCCAAGCTCAAGATTCTTTTTCTCAACTCAGTCCGAAGGGAGATGTGGGGCGGAGGCGAGAAATGGATGGTTACTGTCGCAGCCGGCCTCAAAAAACGTGGCCATACAGTTTTTCTCGGGGGCAGGGAAGGTTCCCGTTTTCTTGAGGAGGCACGCAAGGCGGGAGTTGAGACGGTGAGGTTCAATTTTCGTGGAGACCTTGATCCTGTCACTTCCTTCAGGATTTTCCGTTTCATCTGGGAGAACAATCTCACGACGGTGTGCACCAACTACGACAAGGAGCTCAGGCTGGCGATGATTCCCGCAAAGCTGTCGAGGGGCACTGCGGTCGTTGCAAGAAAAGGGCTCCCCTTGATACGGGACAGATTGACTTACAGAATATGCTATCAGCACTTTGTAGATGCGATCATCGTCCCTTCCAAGAGCCTGAAGAGAGAGTTGAGCCAGATACCGTGGCTCGACAAGAATATCATTAACGTTGTGCCGAACGGGGTTGATGCTTCAAAATACCTTCCTGGCCTTGACAGATCGCTTCTTGCCGAGTTCAGACTTCTACCGGACAGCCCGTCCGTGGGAGTAGTGGCCCGGCTGTCAGGCCAGAAGGGGCACCTCGCTTTCCTTCAGGCGGCCAAAAAAGTGAGGGAGAAATTACCTGATGCTGTGTTCTTCGTGGTGGGTGACGGGAAGGAAAGAGGCGCCCTGGAAGAGAGAGCAAGAGTTCTTTCGCTCGAGAAGAATGTAATTTTTGCCGGGCACAGAAGAGATATGACAAAGGTGTACGCGGCGCTCGACGTCGTCGTCCTCCCTTCACTCTATGAAGGAATGCCAAACGCAGTTCTTGAAGCGATGTCATGCGGGCGGGCAGTGGTCGCGACACGCACGGGAGGAACTGAGGAGGTGGTTCAGGACGGCATCTCAGGCTTCATGGTCAACAGGGAAGATCACACTGCAATCGCCGAAAGGGTCATCCAACTCCTCTCCGAACCTGAACTTCGTGAAAAGATGGGGAATGCCGGAAGACGCCTGGTACTTGAGAAATTCACGGTGGAAGATATGATCAAGTCTGTCGAGACGATTTTTCTGTCGCGCTCATTGCCGGTACCCAACGCGCTATGA
- a CDS encoding glycosyltransferase family 4 protein, whose protein sequence is MNILQSLNFRWWNASAEYAISLSKGLSDLGHNVITFSRNGSPASNRAEELGLRVVSPAGMGSKNPLSRVPVLRSMLAVFLRERIEISNLHDGESHFLGAVASLFSGRKTKVVRTLSETRGSKANAFNLFLYRFMTDAVIVTNGWTVDALAQKFGINRERVFSVHPGIDTEKFSAGMFRGMLRLKLGIPSDVLLVGLIGRLSPVKGQYYFVKAASLLSDPRNMRFVVSGRAEEVRHEDLIETARALGVEHLFCFLGEFSDVREVIDDLDIAVVPSVGSEEISRIVLELMSMGKPVIASSVGSIPELIEDGVTGHLVPPGDAAALSDRISELTRKKEKRTFLGKAAREEAVRKFDSRNVARRVERIFEDCLQRKRR, encoded by the coding sequence ATGAACATTCTGCAGTCTCTCAACTTCAGATGGTGGAATGCGAGTGCAGAGTATGCGATAAGTCTGTCAAAGGGCTTATCCGACCTTGGACACAATGTGATCACGTTTTCCCGGAATGGAAGCCCGGCATCGAACAGAGCAGAAGAACTGGGACTCAGGGTCGTTTCGCCGGCCGGTATGGGCTCAAAGAATCCGCTCTCGAGAGTGCCCGTGCTCCGCAGCATGCTCGCAGTATTCCTGAGAGAGAGAATAGAAATCTCAAATCTTCACGATGGGGAATCTCACTTTCTTGGCGCAGTTGCTTCACTCTTCTCGGGGAGAAAGACGAAGGTCGTAAGGACATTGAGTGAGACGAGAGGTTCAAAGGCCAATGCCTTTAACCTTTTCCTCTACAGATTCATGACGGATGCCGTAATCGTGACAAACGGCTGGACGGTTGATGCATTGGCGCAGAAATTCGGAATCAACAGGGAAAGGGTGTTTTCAGTCCATCCCGGGATAGACACCGAGAAGTTCTCTGCCGGTATGTTCCGCGGAATGCTGCGTTTGAAACTTGGGATTCCTTCTGATGTGCTGCTGGTTGGACTAATCGGGAGGCTCTCGCCGGTCAAGGGGCAATACTATTTTGTTAAAGCTGCCTCTCTTCTGAGTGACCCGAGAAACATGCGTTTTGTTGTCTCCGGCAGGGCCGAGGAAGTGAGACACGAAGACTTGATTGAGACTGCCCGGGCGCTTGGTGTCGAGCACCTGTTCTGTTTCCTGGGCGAGTTCAGTGACGTAAGGGAGGTTATCGACGACCTCGATATTGCGGTTGTGCCCTCTGTCGGCTCCGAAGAGATCTCAAGAATAGTGCTGGAGCTGATGTCTATGGGGAAGCCGGTCATAGCTTCTTCTGTCGGTTCGATTCCGGAGTTGATCGAAGACGGAGTGACCGGGCATCTTGTTCCGCCGGGAGACGCAGCCGCGCTTTCGGATAGAATCAGCGAACTGACGAGGAAAAAGGAAAAACGAACCTTCCTGGGAAAGGCCGCGAGAGAGGAGGCAGTCCGGAAGTTTGACAGCCGGAATGTCGCGCGAAGGGTCGAGAGAATATTCGAGGACTGTCTCCAGAGGAAGAGAAGATGA
- a CDS encoding glycosyltransferase family 2 protein: MSVEKTDTNPGNKISATVICYNEEEKIEACLGSLRWADEIIVIDSGSTDKTLEIAGRFTDKLFSGPWPGYGEQKNKAIQKASYDWILSIDADERVTDELAREVRKALDENAACDGFFIPRKTFYCGKWIRHCGWYPDRKLRLFKKTKGRWSPGLHERVILNGKAGDLSANILHESFTSIGEHIRTIENFTSIAARELRDSGKKARLFDLLVRPGAAFFKMYFVKRGFLDGFEGFLVSILSSFHVFLKYSKLGLIEREERRRGWARSA, from the coding sequence ATGAGCGTGGAAAAAACCGATACAAATCCCGGCAACAAGATCTCCGCAACCGTAATTTGCTATAACGAAGAGGAGAAAATTGAAGCGTGCCTGGGGAGTCTCCGCTGGGCAGATGAGATTATTGTCATTGACTCCGGGAGCACGGACAAAACCCTTGAGATAGCAGGCAGGTTCACGGACAAGCTATTCTCTGGTCCCTGGCCCGGCTACGGAGAGCAGAAGAACAAGGCAATTCAGAAGGCAAGCTACGATTGGATACTTTCAATTGATGCAGACGAAAGAGTTACGGATGAGCTTGCCAGGGAAGTAAGGAAGGCGCTCGATGAGAATGCTGCATGCGATGGATTCTTCATACCGAGGAAAACATTTTATTGCGGGAAATGGATAAGGCACTGCGGCTGGTATCCGGACCGGAAACTGAGACTTTTCAAGAAGACAAAGGGCAGGTGGTCTCCCGGGCTTCACGAGAGAGTGATCCTGAACGGGAAAGCCGGAGACCTGAGCGCGAACATACTTCATGAATCCTTTACAAGCATAGGAGAGCACATTCGCACTATCGAGAACTTCACCTCGATTGCCGCCCGCGAACTCAGGGATAGCGGAAAGAAAGCACGACTGTTTGACCTTCTCGTGAGGCCGGGGGCGGCGTTCTTCAAGATGTACTTCGTGAAGAGGGGATTCCTCGACGGATTCGAGGGTTTCCTGGTTTCGATTCTCTCGTCGTTTCACGTCTTTCTCAAGTACTCGAAACTTGGACTCATTGAGAGAGAAGAGCGGCGGAGAGGATGGGCGAGGTCCGCGTAA
- a CDS encoding glycosyltransferase family 9 protein — MSLAEPRKRERILVVRADRVGDIILTIPVFWNLRENFPKSTIAALVAPHGREILRLEESVDEFIVYERAGKHSGLRGLLLLTRELRKNKFDCVLFIQPEGKLALASYLARIQERIGTLYRPYSLLFTKKHAQHKSPSLKHEMEYSLDILRELGMTPRSGAPAIRLSDEEIENANSLKREIGLEESSKPIVVHPGSSGSSGRWPVSRFRELVDLIISDGKEVVVSGNCEELPLLEEMIEPMKEKPLSIVGRTDLRTLAAFYSLSKLVVSNSTGVVHLSAAVGTPTAAVFSPVISSSPTRWRPIGKRHKVFLPDVPECKKCTEEKCVYFDCMEKVLAQDVFRDIRDMIA, encoded by the coding sequence ATGAGTCTGGCTGAGCCGCGAAAGCGTGAAAGAATCCTTGTTGTAAGAGCCGACAGAGTCGGCGACATCATATTGACTATTCCTGTGTTCTGGAATCTGAGAGAGAACTTCCCGAAGAGCACGATAGCTGCCCTTGTCGCCCCGCATGGGAGGGAGATACTGAGACTCGAAGAAAGTGTTGATGAATTCATCGTCTATGAACGGGCAGGAAAGCACTCAGGTCTCAGAGGATTACTGTTGCTGACGCGCGAACTGAGGAAGAATAAGTTTGACTGCGTCCTCTTCATCCAGCCTGAAGGCAAGCTCGCCCTGGCCTCTTATCTGGCACGGATTCAAGAGAGGATCGGGACGCTCTACAGGCCGTACTCACTCCTCTTCACGAAGAAGCATGCGCAGCACAAATCACCATCCCTTAAGCATGAGATGGAGTATTCACTCGATATCCTGAGAGAGCTCGGAATGACACCGAGAAGCGGAGCCCCGGCGATCCGTCTCTCGGATGAGGAAATCGAAAATGCAAATTCCCTCAAGAGGGAAATCGGCCTGGAGGAGTCATCGAAACCGATCGTAGTCCATCCCGGCTCCAGCGGCTCATCCGGAAGATGGCCTGTAAGTCGGTTTCGAGAGCTCGTAGATCTCATAATAAGTGACGGGAAAGAAGTTGTGGTGAGCGGAAACTGCGAGGAACTTCCACTTCTGGAGGAAATGATTGAGCCGATGAAAGAGAAACCACTGTCAATTGTCGGGAGGACTGACCTGAGGACATTGGCTGCATTCTATTCGCTCTCGAAGCTAGTTGTTTCAAACAGTACCGGGGTAGTTCATTTGTCTGCCGCTGTCGGGACTCCGACGGCAGCGGTCTTTTCACCCGTGATATCTTCGAGCCCCACAAGGTGGAGGCCCATTGGAAAACGCCATAAGGTTTTTCTTCCGGACGTGCCTGAGTGCAAGAAATGCACTGAAGAGAAGTGCGTGTATTTTGACTGCATGGAGAAAGTCCTGGCTCAGGATGTGTTTCGTGACATCCGTGATATGATCGCATGA
- a CDS encoding cold shock domain-containing protein, which translates to MPEKGRVKWFNETKGFGFIERTNGPDVFVHYSAIAGEGFRSLEEGQEVQFDVTETPKGLQATNVVKI; encoded by the coding sequence ATGCCAGAAAAAGGCCGTGTTAAGTGGTTCAATGAGACCAAGGGATTTGGTTTCATTGAGCGCACAAATGGCCCGGACGTGTTCGTGCACTATTCTGCAATCGCTGGAGAAGGATTCAGAAGCCTCGAAGAAGGTCAAGAAGTGCAGTTTGACGTCACGGAGACCCCAAAAGGGTTGCAGGCAACAAACGTAGTCAAAATATAG